Proteins encoded by one window of Streptacidiphilus sp. PB12-B1b:
- a CDS encoding sensor histidine kinase encodes MAILTGWWQRRSDPARIELYTRSSFHFFALSELGMLAGSLIGGAPPGAWIGLLGLVAAHAALCALLSARGLDWLTGRRERPVRLLVAVAALSVAGAVLALALRTSGVLGRGVDVAVLAVGLIGFGLGAMVLGIHGLRELVYCLLGAAALLAAACAALGLPGGAVAGFAAAALGTGALMMFTNGCSVWLMSVVRELDAARELESQLAVAEERLRFGRDLHDVMGRNLAVIALKSELAAQLARHGRAEAVEQMIEVQRIARESQREVRAVVRGYRRADLATELTGALSVLRAAGIDGRAEGQDGDALPSEVQAALGWVVREATTNVLRHSEARSCTIRLTTDGAAVLSVVNDGVPADSRAPSGSGLVGLRERLAVLGGALAVEAGDGSFRLTAEVPLPEASLPEDSAPEASPARQRSAAL; translated from the coding sequence ATGGCAATCCTGACCGGCTGGTGGCAGCGGCGGAGCGACCCCGCGCGGATCGAGTTGTACACCCGGTCCTCGTTCCACTTCTTCGCCCTGTCCGAGCTGGGCATGCTGGCCGGCTCGCTGATCGGCGGCGCCCCGCCGGGGGCGTGGATCGGGCTGCTCGGGCTGGTGGCGGCGCACGCCGCGCTGTGCGCGCTGCTCTCCGCCAGGGGCCTGGACTGGCTGACCGGCCGCCGGGAGCGGCCGGTCCGGCTGCTCGTCGCCGTCGCCGCCTTGTCCGTGGCGGGCGCGGTGCTCGCCCTGGCGCTGCGGACGAGCGGCGTCCTCGGCCGTGGCGTGGACGTCGCGGTCCTGGCCGTGGGCCTGATCGGCTTCGGTCTGGGCGCGATGGTCCTCGGCATCCACGGGCTCCGCGAGCTGGTGTACTGCCTGCTGGGCGCAGCTGCCCTGCTGGCCGCGGCCTGCGCCGCGCTGGGACTGCCGGGCGGGGCGGTGGCCGGATTCGCCGCCGCCGCGCTGGGCACGGGGGCGCTGATGATGTTCACCAACGGCTGCTCGGTGTGGCTGATGAGCGTGGTCCGGGAGCTGGATGCGGCCCGGGAGCTGGAGTCGCAGCTCGCCGTCGCCGAGGAGCGGCTGCGCTTCGGCCGCGACCTGCACGATGTGATGGGTCGGAACCTGGCGGTGATCGCGCTCAAGAGCGAGCTGGCGGCGCAGCTGGCCCGGCACGGCCGGGCGGAGGCGGTGGAGCAGATGATCGAGGTGCAGCGGATCGCCCGGGAGTCGCAGCGCGAGGTGCGCGCGGTGGTCCGCGGCTACCGCCGGGCCGACCTGGCCACGGAACTCACCGGGGCGCTGTCCGTGCTCCGCGCGGCGGGCATCGACGGGCGGGCCGAGGGGCAGGACGGCGATGCGCTGCCGTCCGAGGTGCAGGCCGCCCTGGGCTGGGTGGTCCGCGAGGCCACCACCAATGTGCTGCGCCACAGCGAGGCCCGTAGCTGCACCATTCGGCTGACCACGGACGGCGCGGCCGTGCTGTCCGTGGTCAACGACGGGGTGCCCGCCGACAGCCGCGCCCCGTCCGGCTCCGGCCTGGTCGGGCTCCGCGAACGGCTGGCCGTGCTCGGCGGCGCCCTGGCCGTCGAGGCGGGCGACGGCAGCTTCCGGCTGACCGCCGAGGTGCCCCTGCCAGAGGCCTCGCTGCCCGAGGATTCGGCGCCCGAGGCTTCGCCGGCGCGGCAGCGGAGCGCGGCCCTGTGA
- the rph gene encoding rifamycin-inactivating phosphotransferase has product MTEQYVLDLHEVDGDQLALVGGKGAQLGGVARIEGVRVPEGFCVTTDAFLRTMAQEPSIGAQLDQLSRPAPDDQAAARTLSARIRRTIEGVAVPDDIAAAIVRALAGLGEQAGYAVRSSATAEDLPTASFAGQQDTYLNVVGPAAVLRHVSRCWASLFTDRAVAYRRQHGIDHRAVRMAVVVQRMVVPDASGVLFTADPVTGDRTVATVDAAFGLGEAVVSGLVNPDVFRVRRGEVVARTIGAKQRAVLPLPTGGTQLVAVDAQRQQQPALTDDQVVRLVRLGRRIEAQAGRPQDIEWCLVDDGFQVVQSRPITTLFPVPEAADQENHVYVSVGHGQMMTDPMKPLGLSMWRLTAMVPMHEAGGRLFVDVTRRLASPASRAGLLDALGKGDPLVRDALETVLERDGFVVPLPDPGPGGPPSGAVPAPIETDPAIVTGLIERSRASIAALERGLRSTSGPALFDFLAEAFEEHKRVLGDPLNLQVIMAGMEATWWLNDRLQEWLGEKNVADTLTLSAPGNITSEMGLALLDVADVIRPHPQLVAFLQGVEDEGFLDGLAKLPGGSEARDAIEAYLDRYGMRCVGEIDITRPRWRERPSTLVPLILDNVRNFGPGAAEQRFEQGRRRAQQKEQDVLARLRALPDGDRKADETKRMIDRVRTFIGYREYPKYGIVCRYFLYKQALLAEAERLVQAGVLPRPEDVFHLTFQEFRDAVRSNRVDGRLIRQRKEAFRSYHALTPPRVLTSDGEALTGAYRRTDVPTGALVGLPVSAGTVEGRARVVLDLAQADLEAGDILVTTFTDPSWSPLFVGVAGLVTEVGGLMTHGAVIAREYGLPAVVGVEQATRLIRDGQRIRVHGTDGYVELLP; this is encoded by the coding sequence GTGACGGAGCAGTACGTGCTGGATCTGCACGAGGTCGACGGGGATCAGCTCGCGCTCGTCGGCGGCAAGGGTGCGCAGCTGGGCGGGGTGGCGCGGATCGAGGGCGTCCGGGTGCCGGAGGGCTTCTGCGTGACGACGGACGCCTTCCTGCGGACCATGGCGCAGGAGCCGTCGATCGGCGCTCAGCTCGACCAGTTGTCGCGGCCGGCCCCGGACGACCAGGCGGCGGCCCGCACGCTCAGCGCGCGGATCCGCCGGACCATCGAGGGGGTCGCCGTCCCGGACGACATCGCGGCGGCGATCGTCCGCGCGCTGGCCGGGCTCGGCGAGCAGGCCGGTTACGCCGTGCGTTCCAGCGCGACGGCGGAGGACCTGCCGACGGCCTCCTTCGCCGGCCAGCAGGACACCTACCTGAACGTGGTCGGACCGGCGGCGGTCCTCCGGCACGTCAGCCGGTGCTGGGCCTCGCTGTTCACCGACCGGGCCGTGGCCTACCGCCGGCAGCACGGCATCGACCACCGTGCGGTCCGGATGGCCGTGGTGGTGCAGCGGATGGTGGTCCCGGACGCCTCCGGCGTCCTGTTCACGGCCGACCCGGTCACCGGCGACCGGACGGTCGCCACCGTGGACGCCGCCTTCGGCCTGGGCGAGGCCGTGGTCTCCGGCCTGGTGAACCCGGACGTCTTCCGGGTGCGCCGCGGCGAGGTCGTCGCCCGGACGATCGGCGCCAAGCAGCGTGCGGTTCTCCCGCTGCCGACCGGCGGCACGCAGCTGGTGGCGGTCGACGCGCAGCGGCAGCAGCAACCGGCGCTGACGGACGACCAGGTCGTGCGGCTGGTGCGGCTCGGGCGGCGGATCGAGGCGCAGGCCGGCCGCCCGCAGGACATCGAATGGTGCCTGGTCGACGACGGCTTCCAGGTGGTCCAGAGCCGGCCGATCACGACGCTGTTCCCCGTTCCCGAGGCCGCCGACCAGGAGAACCACGTCTACGTCTCGGTCGGTCACGGCCAGATGATGACCGATCCGATGAAGCCGCTGGGGCTGTCCATGTGGCGGCTGACGGCCATGGTGCCGATGCACGAGGCGGGCGGGCGGCTGTTCGTCGACGTCACCCGCCGACTGGCCTCGCCCGCGAGCCGCGCCGGTCTGCTGGACGCCCTGGGCAAGGGCGATCCGCTGGTCAGGGACGCACTGGAGACCGTCCTGGAGCGCGACGGCTTCGTCGTGCCGCTTCCGGACCCGGGCCCCGGCGGGCCGCCGTCCGGTGCTGTGCCCGCCCCGATCGAGACCGATCCGGCCATCGTCACCGGGCTGATCGAGCGCAGTCGGGCGTCCATCGCCGCCCTGGAGCGCGGCCTGCGGTCCACGAGCGGCCCGGCGCTGTTCGACTTCCTGGCGGAGGCCTTCGAGGAGCACAAGCGTGTTCTCGGCGATCCGCTGAACCTCCAGGTGATCATGGCGGGAATGGAGGCCACCTGGTGGCTCAACGACAGGCTGCAGGAGTGGCTGGGCGAGAAGAACGTGGCTGACACGCTGACGCTGTCCGCCCCCGGCAACATCACCTCGGAGATGGGGCTGGCGCTGCTCGACGTCGCGGACGTGATCCGCCCGCATCCGCAGCTGGTGGCGTTCCTGCAGGGCGTCGAGGACGAGGGCTTCCTGGACGGGCTGGCGAAGCTCCCGGGCGGGAGCGAGGCGCGCGACGCCATCGAGGCGTACCTCGACCGGTACGGCATGCGCTGCGTCGGCGAGATCGACATCACCCGGCCGCGCTGGCGCGAACGCCCCAGCACGCTGGTGCCGCTGATCCTGGACAACGTCCGGAACTTCGGGCCGGGCGCCGCCGAGCAGCGCTTCGAGCAGGGGCGGCGCAGGGCGCAGCAGAAGGAGCAGGACGTGCTGGCGCGACTGCGGGCCCTGCCGGACGGGGACCGGAAGGCCGACGAGACCAAGCGGATGATCGACCGGGTCAGGACCTTCATCGGCTACCGGGAGTACCCGAAGTACGGCATCGTCTGCCGCTACTTCCTCTACAAGCAGGCCCTGTTGGCGGAGGCCGAGCGCCTGGTGCAGGCCGGTGTGCTGCCCCGGCCGGAGGACGTCTTCCACCTCACCTTCCAGGAGTTCCGCGACGCCGTGCGCAGCAACCGGGTGGACGGCCGGCTCATCCGGCAGCGCAAGGAGGCGTTCCGGTCGTACCACGCGCTCACGCCGCCCCGGGTGCTCACCTCGGACGGCGAGGCCCTCACCGGGGCGTACCGGCGTACGGACGTGCCGACCGGCGCCCTGGTCGGCCTGCCGGTCTCGGCCGGGACGGTCGAGGGGCGGGCCCGGGTCGTCCTCGACCTGGCGCAGGCCGATCTCGAGGCGGGCGACATCCTGGTCACGACCTTCACCGACCCCAGCTGGTCGCCGCTGTTCGTCGGCGTCGCGGGCCTGGTGACGGAGGTCGGCGGCCTGATGACCCACGGCGCGGTGATCGCCCGGGAGTACGGCCTGCCGGCCGTCGTGGGCGTGGAGCAGGCCACCCGGCTGATCCGGGACGGGCAGCGGATCCGCGTGCACGGCACCGACGGGTACGTCGAGTTGCTGCCGTGA
- a CDS encoding ABC transporter permease, whose amino-acid sequence MTAATRVRALGRAELTLLLRNRTALAVALLLPVGSVAAWRPAMGQLSGSGAIGQLNRQLTIGGIGLVLLYVVYYNLVTAYVARREERVLKRLRTGEPTDLEILAGTAVPAVAVALAQCLALVAAGTALLHLGLPRRPDLLLAALVLGIVMQVVLAAASSTLTRSVELAQLTTAPLLVLSAVGSGLLIPLASMPQLMGEVCRWLPLTPVLDLVRAGWVGGAAAGPAPVLRDLGAALAWTLLSGYAVRRWFRWEPRR is encoded by the coding sequence ATGACCGCCGCCACCCGGGTACGCGCGCTCGGACGCGCCGAGCTGACCCTGCTGCTGCGCAACCGCACCGCCCTCGCCGTCGCCCTGCTGCTGCCGGTCGGCTCGGTCGCGGCCTGGCGGCCCGCCATGGGACAACTGTCCGGCAGCGGGGCGATCGGGCAGCTGAACCGGCAGCTGACGATCGGCGGCATCGGCCTGGTGCTGCTGTACGTCGTCTACTACAACCTGGTCACCGCCTATGTCGCGCGCCGGGAGGAGCGGGTGCTGAAGCGGCTGCGCACCGGCGAGCCGACCGACCTGGAGATCCTGGCCGGAACCGCCGTCCCGGCCGTGGCCGTGGCACTGGCCCAGTGCCTGGCCCTGGTCGCCGCCGGGACCGCGCTGCTGCACCTGGGCCTGCCCCGGCGGCCGGACCTGCTGCTGGCGGCGCTCGTCCTGGGCATCGTGATGCAGGTCGTCCTGGCCGCCGCGTCCTCGACCCTGACCCGCAGCGTGGAACTGGCGCAGCTCACCACGGCGCCGCTGCTGGTGCTCTCGGCGGTAGGCTCGGGCCTGCTGATCCCGCTGGCGTCGATGCCGCAACTGATGGGGGAGGTCTGCCGGTGGCTCCCGCTGACCCCGGTGCTGGACCTGGTACGGGCGGGCTGGGTCGGCGGCGCGGCGGCCGGTCCGGCCCCGGTGCTGCGCGACCTGGGCGCCGCGCTGGCCTGGACGCTGCTCTCCGGCTACGCCGTACGCCGCTGGTTCCGCTGGGAACCGCGCCGCTGA
- a CDS encoding response regulator transcription factor, whose translation MSEPVRVLLADDEHLIRGAVAALLSYENDLLVVAEAASGPEALAMARAHRPDVAVLDLQMPGGLDGVAVAAALHAELPGCRTLIVTSHGRPGHLKRALAAGVRGFVPKTVSAARLAEIIRSLHAGGRYVDPELAADAISAGDSVLTAREAQVLELAADGAPIAEVARRASLSQGTVRNYLSAATAKLSADNRHTAVRIARERGWIQ comes from the coding sequence GTGAGCGAGCCGGTGCGGGTGCTGCTGGCCGACGACGAGCACCTGATCCGCGGTGCGGTCGCCGCCCTGCTGTCCTACGAGAACGACCTGCTGGTGGTGGCCGAGGCCGCCTCCGGCCCGGAGGCGCTGGCGATGGCCCGGGCGCACCGGCCCGACGTGGCGGTACTGGACCTGCAGATGCCGGGCGGGCTGGACGGGGTCGCGGTGGCCGCCGCGCTCCACGCCGAACTGCCCGGCTGCCGGACGCTGATCGTCACCAGCCACGGACGTCCCGGGCACCTCAAGCGGGCCCTGGCCGCCGGGGTGCGCGGCTTCGTCCCGAAGACGGTGTCCGCGGCCCGGCTGGCCGAGATCATCCGCAGCCTGCACGCGGGTGGCCGCTATGTGGATCCGGAGCTGGCCGCCGACGCCATCAGCGCCGGTGACTCCGTACTGACCGCGCGTGAGGCGCAGGTCCTGGAACTCGCGGCGGACGGCGCGCCGATCGCCGAGGTCGCCCGGCGCGCCTCGCTCTCGCAGGGGACGGTGCGCAACTACCTGTCCGCCGCCACCGCCAAGCTGTCCGCCGACAACCGCCACACCGCGGTCCGCATCGCCCGGGAACGGGGCTGGATCCAGTAG